The following nucleotide sequence is from Glycine max cultivar Williams 82 chromosome 9, Glycine_max_v4.0, whole genome shotgun sequence.
caccCATTTGGGTAACACCATCACTTGATGCCTACCTTTCTATTAAGagtgaaaaggaagaagaattgaagaaggagaagggataAAGCAGAAACACAAACAAAAGCTAGAGGAGCGTGAAAGGTTAAcgtcttatttatttaaagagtgaaaaggaagaagaactgAAGAAGGAGAACGGGCAAAgcagaacaaaacaaaacacgttgttaaattttttccaaaattcCAATTTTGTCAACTATAGGCGTCCACGTGTCAAATTTTTAAGCTACATTTCAGGGTTTTTCATGTACTTCTCTTTTGGCTTTGCAAATGTGGCTGCAAGTGTGTTTGTTTAGGGTTACAAAACCTTCATTTTTCTGTGGATCATTTGCCTAAGTTTATGTACTTTAACTtgtatatcattttaaattttcacaaaaatgtAGATATTTGACTTTGAACacttaatataatatgtatattaaatctcattattttcaaaaaaaaaaattatttcccttGCAAGACGCATTGCGAAatggaaggaaaagaaaataataatcatttatcATCAATATTTTGTAGTTTCAAACACaatcttattataaataaatagtaagtTTCTTTACTGTTTCACACTATACTTCATTTTATTCCtattatgtaataatttttttttctatttttagatTTAGTTTCTCTCCTGAATTTTTGTATGAATTTACAAGAGAGCAAGATTTTGAAGTTTTTATGGTTTATGTGGAATCCTCTTTCATGGGTCAGTGGCAtcccctcattttttaaaattcatcaaatttgtaaataaaatcttatatttttttaattttatttcatctatatttatataattaaatccactaattttattttttataatttactttcCGCTGACTTAGGGTCTTGggtgccattgctttggcccATGGAGGAGTAAGTTGAtgtatacttttaaattttcattatatattttgttggaaatatttattttgatatttatgtGTGAATGCACATAATAGAATAGACtttcaaaataatgattttcatCCCTGATTCAAATTTGTCTTCTAAATGAagttttgtaataataattagactcatatgacatttaaaaaataaattcatgttattagtcatattattattatgtgtagttgatttaactttaacaagtgtatttattttttattttattaatttgtcaacttattatatattttttttaatgttttatttttttatcagacaggcaaaaccaaaataattcTCGAGTTTTCTTTCCTAATTCTTTTTATTCCCCCCCCATTAGAAAACAAACTAAGAAACTATAAAAGAACATaacctacataataataataattattattataataataataatactaaggaaaaagaaactaaacaaaaataattcgcAAGTTTTCTTCCCtaatccttttttttcctgattAGAAAACTAACTaagaaacaattattttctctcttattattattattattattattattattattattattattattatgcagGCTTTGTTGTTCTATAGTTTCTTAGTTTGTTTTATAATCAAAaggtaactttttttcttttatttcctgtaatttttatcatgtatttctttctcttatatgtttggtttctttgagccaaatcattattttcttttgcttttgatGAATGTCTAACCTCTTTTATGTAGTTTTAAGCATATTAGAAATCAAATAGTAAGTTTACGGTCAATATATGAAAAAAGGATTATAGAaattagtatttaatattttataatttcaagcacaatattattataaataataaatttctttattatttcacattatattttattttattcaataaaaaataaaaactcaactAACCGTAGGTACACGCATGGATATGCACGGGTCACCAACTAGTTTTTAACAATGgacagtataaaaatatttccctttacattacatgaaaattattttctttacaagacaattctgaaaattttactaatattaaaacaactaaaacctttcataagttatttatattattctGTAAGATTATTTCACATCTTGTAGttatattaattactaataTCATACATTATATGTAGGGAGTTTCCAATAAGTGATGAGCGTTATTAGAATTAAGAAACTACTGAATATCCAATAAGTGAGATGTATATAACGGTGACAAATATTATAACAGTGAACTTCACATAACATAACCTACAATATATAAATTCTCAAAATGAGCTTGAACTTTCTCAAGAGAGGAAATTAGACTAAAGAAATAGAGATTTTAGATTTCATTATAACCAAAaacaaatagagaaaaaaaatgggatTATGGTTTTATCTTCTTGCATGTATTTCTACCTATATACTTCTTCAATCCCTTCACAAAGTCATCCGCAATAAGAGGCTACCACCAAGCCCTCCTGCCATACCCATCTTAGGTAACATATTTTGGCTCCTTAAGTCATCAAAGAATTTTGCTGATCTTGAACCTGTCCTTCGCTCTTTACGTTCCAAGTACGGTAACATTGTTTCCATTCACATTGGTTCTACACCTTCCATTTTCATAACATGTCACGAAGCTGCTCATAGAGCACTTGTTAAAAATGGCACTATCTTTGCTGATCGTCCTTTGGCTCTTCAAACCACCCAAGTTTTCTTCCCTAACCAATACACCGTTACTACTTCTCCCTATGGCCACAATTGGAGGTTTATGCGCCAAAACTTAATGCAAGTAATTCAACCTTCTAGATTAAGTTTATATTCTCATTGTCGAAAATGGGCATTAAGTATATTAAAGAAACATATTCTAGATGAAATTGAGCTGGGGAATAAGGCCATAGCAATTGATAGTTATTTCAATTCTACATTATAtgctttattttcatatatatgttttggagACAAATTTGATGAGGAAACCGTTAGGAATATCCAGAGGGTGCAACATTGTTTTCTTCACAATTTCATTAAATTCAATGTGTTGAATTTCGTACCGGTCTTGTCTAAGATCGTGTTTAGGAGATTGTGGAGAGAGATCTTGGGAATTCGTCAAAGTCAGGTGAATGTGTTCCTCCCTATCATAAAAGCACGCCATGAGAAAATAAAAGGCAAGGTAGGTGTTAAAGATGAGAATGAAGAAGAGTTTAAGCCTTATGTGGATACCCTTTTTGATATGAAACTCCCTAGCAATGGATGCAAGCTAAAGGATGAAGAGTTGGTGAGTATGTGTGCTGAGTTTATGATAGGTGGCACAGACACAACGGTTACGACGTGGATATGGACCATGGCGAATTTAGTGAAGTACCAACACATACAAGAGAAGTTGTTTGATGAAATTAAGGAAGTTGTGGAACCTGATGAGGACATTGAGGTGGAGCATTTGAAAAGGATGCCTTATTTGAAGGCTGTGGTGTTAGAGACCTTAAGGAGGCACCCTCCGGGGCATTTTATATTGCCTAGGGCAGTCACACAGGACACTGTTATGGACGGTCATGATATACCAAAAAATGCAATTGTGAATTTTCTTGTGGCTGAATTTGGGTGGGATCCAAATGTGTGGGAAGATCCTATGGAGTTTAAACCAGAGAGGTTTTTGAGGCATGGTGGAGATTCTAAATTTGATCTGAAAGGGACTATAGAGATCAAAATGATGCCTTTTGGTGCAGGAAGGAGAGTTTGTCCTGCAATTAGTATGGCAACACTTCACCTTGAGTACTTTGTGGCCAATTTGGTGAGGGATTTTAAATGGGCACTTGAAGATGGGTGTGAAGTTGACATGAGTGAGAAGCAGGCCTTCACTATTGTGATGAAGAATCCTTTGAGACCATGTGTGTCTCTAAGAAGCACTTGAAGACACATAGATACCAGCTAGGATCCCAACTCATCTTTTCCAACCcctcttaaaaaaagaaaataaaaaatagaagaaaaagttttattttattttattttgtgtaatCTTGAAGGATCAGTTGTAAtttgtaaaacttttttatacTATCCCTGCACAAGTTTGACAACTGTTTTGTTCTCATTATGTGTCATGCccatatatatagttttatacTATTATCTGCAGAGTTTA
It contains:
- the LOC102660230 gene encoding cytochrome P450 89A2, with protein sequence MGLWFYLLACISTYILLQSLHKVIRNKRLPPSPPAIPILGNIFWLLKSSKNFADLEPVLRSLRSKYGNIVSIHIGSTPSIFITCHEAAHRALVKNGTIFADRPLALQTTQVFFPNQYTVTTSPYGHNWRFMRQNLMQVIQPSRLSLYSHCRKWALSILKKHILDEIELGNKAIAIDSYFNSTLYALFSYICFGDKFDEETVRNIQRVQHCFLHNFIKFNVLNFVPVLSKIVFRRLWREILGIRQSQVNVFLPIIKARHEKIKGKVGVKDENEEEFKPYVDTLFDMKLPSNGCKLKDEELVSMCAEFMIGGTDTTVTTWIWTMANLVKYQHIQEKLFDEIKEVVEPDEDIEVEHLKRMPYLKAVVLETLRRHPPGHFILPRAVTQDTVMDGHDIPKNAIVNFLVAEFGWDPNVWEDPMEFKPERFLRHGGDSKFDLKGTIEIKMMPFGAGRRVCPAISMATLHLEYFVANLVRDFKWALEDGCEVDMSEKQAFTIVMKNPLRPCVSLRST